The following proteins come from a genomic window of Varunaivibrio sulfuroxidans:
- a CDS encoding HPP family protein encodes MTNDAPHTPNASPTNDPRPETPGAPLRRWGMRIGGGHAAPPGAPSLIHVARVWCGALIAIAALAFLTETTQHPLLLGSFGATCVLVFGFPDSPFSQPRNVIGGHVLSSFTGLVFISVLGVTWWSAALALATAIAVMQLTRTVHPPAGSNPVIIMLTHASWPFLLNPTLTGAVILSAIALAFHTLTRKAPYPTYW; translated from the coding sequence ATGACCAACGACGCCCCACATACACCGAACGCGTCACCCACAAACGATCCCCGCCCCGAGACGCCCGGCGCCCCCCTGCGGCGGTGGGGCATGCGCATCGGCGGCGGTCACGCCGCCCCCCCAGGCGCGCCATCGCTCATCCATGTCGCCCGGGTTTGGTGTGGGGCGCTCATCGCCATCGCCGCTTTGGCTTTCCTGACCGAAACGACGCAGCACCCCCTGCTGCTCGGCTCTTTCGGCGCGACGTGCGTCCTTGTCTTCGGGTTTCCCGACAGCCCTTTTTCCCAGCCTCGCAACGTCATCGGCGGGCATGTTCTTTCGTCGTTCACCGGGTTGGTTTTTATTTCCGTCCTGGGCGTAACCTGGTGGAGCGCGGCGCTCGCCTTGGCCACCGCGATCGCCGTCATGCAACTGACCCGAACCGTGCACCCGCCCGCCGGATCCAACCCGGTGATCATTATGCTGACGCACGCAAGCTGGCCGTTCCTGCTCAACCCGACGCTGACCGGGGCGGTTATCTTGAGCGCCATCGCCCTGGCGTTCCATACCCTGACCCGCAAGGCGCCCTATCCGACGTATTGGTAG
- a CDS encoding glycosyltransferase, with product MAENTSRATAAVSDGPSAPSPYHLAVVVPVYNEEDNVAPLIGEIESALNGVCAFQIVYVDDGSADGTARTLSEQARRLDNLTVMRHRACCGQSAAVATGVAAAQATIIATLDGDGQNDPNDIPNLLKVLESDDAPDTLLVAGWRAKRKDTWSKRMQSKIANAVRARLLKDDTPDTGCGLKVFTRTAFLDMPRFDHMHRFLPALMIRRGGRVRSIEVNHRPRERGQSKYGLWGRLKVGIIDIFGVNWLIRRGSRPVIEKIEGPRP from the coding sequence ATGGCAGAAAACACATCGCGCGCCACCGCCGCCGTTTCCGACGGTCCTAGCGCACCCTCTCCCTATCACCTAGCCGTTGTCGTCCCCGTTTACAATGAGGAAGATAACGTCGCGCCCCTGATCGGTGAAATCGAGAGTGCGCTGAACGGCGTGTGCGCCTTTCAAATCGTTTACGTCGATGACGGCAGCGCCGACGGCACCGCGCGAACGTTGAGCGAGCAGGCGCGGCGGCTCGACAACCTGACGGTCATGCGCCATCGCGCCTGTTGCGGGCAAAGCGCCGCCGTCGCCACCGGCGTCGCCGCCGCGCAGGCGACCATCATCGCCACCTTGGACGGCGACGGACAGAACGACCCCAACGATATTCCCAATTTGCTCAAGGTTCTCGAGTCCGACGACGCGCCCGACACCCTTCTCGTCGCCGGTTGGCGCGCCAAACGCAAGGACACCTGGTCCAAGCGCATGCAATCGAAAATCGCCAATGCGGTGCGCGCCCGCCTGCTCAAGGACGATACCCCCGACACCGGGTGCGGCCTGAAGGTGTTCACCCGCACGGCCTTCCTCGACATGCCCCGCTTCGATCACATGCACCGCTTTTTGCCCGCCTTAATGATCCGCCGCGGCGGGCGGGTGCGCTCGATCGAAGTCAACCATCGCCCCCGCGAGCGCGGTCAGTCCAAATACGGCCTATGGGGACGATTGAAAGTCGGCATCATCGATATCTTCGGCGTGAACTGGCTGATCCGGCGCGGCTCCAGACCCGTTATCGAAAAAATAGAAGGCCCCCGCCCTTGA
- a CDS encoding ArnT family glycosyltransferase: MTAGIMLRPYLPIDETRYITVAWEMWRDHSFLVPHLNGELYSQKPPLLFWMIHLGWAIFGVNDVTPRLVAPLFGLANLFMTYRIARQLWPSDADALIARIAPPMVLTGFYWAVFSSMTMFDMLVTFFTLMGISALLGAWRAGGGRGHWPAFITLGLAMGFGALAKGPVILLHLLPIALLAPYWGRVLSFAPEIAPRRDKAFWKKWYLSILIAVAIGFAVALSWAIPAAVVGGPAYADAIFWRQSAGRMVKSFAHRRPYYWYLLLLPVLLLPWTVWPRLWAAVGGWTSWRAKVGLRAAWRDGGGRFLLLWIVPVFIAFSLISGKQPHYLLPEFPAIMVLFAFLLVRHQDRAQAQEQTKKAIDWTIRPPALFIAALSAILIIAIYGALLLARFDLGGIPPWLHLVEGYWLVFPLAGGALLAWRGRGRRVGAQVAALSSLAMTQIVFLHLALAPALHAAYDLKPISLKLKAWEDAGRPFAQVGNYHGQYQFLGRLKTPMGEFRTLDEATQWLGEHPNGVLITYPNEKTADSARALYFQDYRGQYLAVWDSAHRPPAQ, encoded by the coding sequence ATGACCGCGGGAATCATGCTGCGCCCCTACCTGCCGATTGATGAAACCCGCTACATCACCGTGGCCTGGGAAATGTGGCGCGACCATTCGTTTTTGGTCCCCCATCTCAACGGTGAACTGTATTCGCAAAAACCGCCTTTGCTTTTTTGGATGATCCACTTGGGATGGGCGATCTTCGGCGTCAACGATGTCACCCCACGCCTCGTGGCCCCGCTGTTCGGCCTCGCCAATCTGTTCATGACCTACCGCATCGCTCGCCAATTGTGGCCCAGCGACGCCGACGCCCTAATCGCGCGCATCGCCCCGCCGATGGTTCTGACCGGGTTTTATTGGGCGGTTTTCTCGTCGATGACCATGTTCGACATGTTGGTCACGTTTTTCACCCTGATGGGGATTTCCGCTCTGCTCGGCGCATGGCGCGCCGGCGGCGGACGTGGTCATTGGCCCGCCTTTATCACTCTCGGACTCGCCATGGGGTTCGGCGCATTAGCCAAGGGGCCGGTGATTTTGCTGCACTTGCTACCGATCGCCCTGCTCGCCCCTTACTGGGGTCGTGTCCTGTCCTTCGCGCCCGAGATCGCGCCCAGGCGCGATAAGGCGTTCTGGAAAAAGTGGTACCTGTCGATTCTGATCGCCGTCGCCATCGGCTTCGCCGTCGCCCTGTCATGGGCGATCCCCGCCGCCGTCGTCGGCGGACCGGCCTACGCCGACGCCATCTTCTGGAGACAGTCGGCCGGGCGCATGGTCAAATCCTTCGCGCATCGCCGTCCTTATTATTGGTATCTGCTGCTGCTGCCCGTCCTGTTATTGCCGTGGACGGTTTGGCCCCGCCTATGGGCCGCCGTCGGCGGATGGACATCCTGGCGTGCGAAAGTCGGGTTGCGGGCGGCGTGGCGTGATGGCGGCGGACGATTCTTGCTGTTGTGGATCGTTCCGGTGTTTATCGCCTTTTCCCTAATCAGCGGGAAACAGCCCCACTACCTATTGCCGGAATTTCCGGCGATCATGGTGCTGTTCGCCTTCTTGCTGGTCCGCCATCAGGACCGTGCGCAAGCGCAAGAACAAACCAAGAAAGCCATCGACTGGACAATCCGCCCCCCCGCGCTTTTCATCGCCGCCCTCAGTGCGATTTTGATTATCGCCATCTATGGCGCTCTTTTGCTCGCCCGATTTGATCTGGGTGGCATTCCGCCCTGGCTGCATCTTGTCGAGGGGTATTGGTTGGTCTTTCCGCTAGCGGGCGGCGCACTTCTCGCCTGGCGCGGACGCGGGCGGCGCGTCGGCGCGCAGGTCGCGGCCCTATCGAGCCTGGCGATGACCCAGATCGTATTTCTGCATCTCGCGCTCGCTCCGGCGTTGCACGCCGCCTACGACCTCAAACCGATCTCCCTCAAGCTTAAGGCTTGGGAGGACGCCGGGCGTCCCTTCGCCCAAGTCGGCAACTATCACGGCCAGTATCAATTTCTTGGCCGTTTGAAGACGCCGATGGGTGAATTTCGCACCCTGGATGAAGCAACCCAGTGGCTGGGCGAGCACCCCAACGGCGTTCTCATCACCTATCCCAACGAAAAAACCGCGGACAGCGCCCGCGCATTGTATTTTCAAGATTATCGAGGGCAGTATCTCGCCGTCTGGGATAGCGCACACAGGCCGCCGGCGCAATGA
- a CDS encoding TetR/AcrR family transcriptional regulator, with product MPIQKTDKEEVIAGALELFRRQGYQRTTMADISAACGLLRGSLYHYFPSKEDLAEEAMGHVDTLFKDTIFSIAEDETASPTARLARMGAATEAYFTARRGGCLIGNLALETLDTIPEFRPLIRRYFERWITAYAHIYAAGGMSPRAARAEGRKAVALIQGALMMSRVFEDTSALQDAMMKLSKHPPTPENEVEEARNRDLKQN from the coding sequence ATGCCGATACAAAAAACGGATAAGGAAGAGGTCATTGCCGGCGCCTTGGAACTTTTCCGCCGCCAGGGCTACCAACGCACGACCATGGCCGACATCAGCGCCGCGTGCGGTCTTCTGCGCGGCAGCCTTTACCATTATTTTCCAAGCAAGGAAGACCTCGCCGAGGAGGCCATGGGTCATGTCGATACCCTCTTCAAGGACACTATTTTTTCCATAGCCGAGGATGAAACGGCGTCCCCCACCGCGCGCCTTGCACGCATGGGGGCGGCGACCGAGGCTTATTTCACGGCCCGGCGCGGCGGCTGCCTGATCGGCAATCTCGCCCTTGAAACCCTAGACACCATCCCCGAGTTCAGGCCGCTTATTCGCCGTTATTTCGAGCGTTGGATCACCGCGTACGCCCACATTTACGCGGCAGGCGGCATGTCTCCGCGCGCGGCGCGCGCGGAAGGGCGCAAGGCCGTCGCCTTAATTCAGGGGGCCTTGATGATGTCGCGCGTCTTCGAGGATACGAGCGCATTGCAAGACGCCATGATGAAGCTATCGAAACACCCCCCGACGCCCGAAAATGAGGTCGAGGAGGCCCGAAACCGGGACCTCAAGCAAAATTAA
- a CDS encoding TVP38/TMEM64 family protein, protein MNPKVLIRGFIVIATLIAAGYLLRALESGVLLDASWIDTAVRGHGVKGDIIFIAAVTIATAVGLPRQAISFLGGYGFGFLAGTGLALAGSILGCLLAFYYARFVGRAFVTARYPDKVRKIDSFLHDHTFTMTLIVRLLPVGSNAVTNLAAGVSSVRSRPFLSGSALGYLPQTMIFALMGSGIAIDPTLRIGVGVVLFVTSSLLGVYLYRKLRHGKKLDDAVDSEIGGDALAPPLNEGRGPLDASGERQK, encoded by the coding sequence TTGAACCCCAAAGTTCTGATCCGTGGTTTCATCGTCATCGCCACCCTGATCGCCGCGGGATATCTCCTGCGCGCCTTAGAAAGCGGCGTCCTACTCGATGCAAGCTGGATCGACACCGCGGTGCGCGGACACGGCGTCAAGGGAGATATCATTTTTATCGCCGCCGTCACGATCGCCACCGCCGTGGGATTGCCCCGTCAGGCAATTTCGTTCCTCGGCGGTTATGGCTTCGGATTTCTGGCGGGAACCGGGCTTGCCCTGGCCGGTTCCATCTTAGGGTGCTTGCTCGCCTTTTATTACGCCCGCTTCGTCGGACGCGCATTCGTCACCGCGCGTTATCCCGACAAAGTCCGCAAAATAGACTCTTTCTTGCACGATCATACTTTCACCATGACGCTGATCGTGCGCCTGTTGCCGGTCGGCAGCAACGCCGTGACCAACTTGGCCGCCGGCGTTTCCAGCGTGCGCAGCCGACCGTTTCTCTCGGGATCGGCCCTGGGTTACCTTCCCCAAACCATGATTTTCGCCCTCATGGGCAGTGGCATCGCCATTGATCCGACATTGCGTATCGGCGTCGGGGTCGTCCTGTTCGTGACATCCAGCCTGCTTGGCGTCTATCTTTATCGCAAGTTGCGCCATGGCAAGAAATTGGACGACGCCGTGGATAGCGAAATCGGCGGCGACGCTTTGGCCCCCCCCTTAAACGAGGGGCGTGGCCCTCTTGACGCATCGGGAGAACGGCAAAAATGA
- the groL gene encoding chaperonin GroEL (60 kDa chaperone family; promotes refolding of misfolded polypeptides especially under stressful conditions; forms two stacked rings of heptamers to form a barrel-shaped 14mer; ends can be capped by GroES; misfolded proteins enter the barrel where they are refolded when GroES binds) encodes MSAKEVKFGVDARTRLLNGVDTLANAVKVTLGPKGRNVVLDKSFGAPRITKDGVTVAKEIELTDKFENMGAQMVKEVASRTNDEAGDGTTTATVLAQAIVREGCKSVAAGMNPMDLKRGIDIAVEAVVADVLKRAKKVKTSAEVAQVGTISANGESEIGAMIAKAMEKVGNEGVITVEEAKGLTTELDVVEGMQFDRGYTSPYFVTNADKMTCEMENPYILIHESKLSSLQPLLPVLEAVVQSTRPLLIIAEDIEGEALATLVVNKLRGGLKVAAIKAPGFGDRRKAMMEDIAILTSGQVISEDLGIKLENVSLDMLGTAKRVVITKETTTIVDGAGAKKDITARCNQIRAQIEETTSDYDKEKLQERLAKLAGGVAVIHVGGGSEIEVKERKDRVDDALHATRAAVEEGIVPGGGTALLYAVNALKKVEGVNGDQNVGIGIVRKALQAPVRQIAENAGFDGAVISGKLLESKSATEGFDAQSGEFKDLVQAGIIDPVKVVRTALQDAASVAGLLITTEAMVADKPEPAGNAAAGAPDMGGMGGMGGMGGMGGMGF; translated from the coding sequence ATGTCTGCTAAAGAAGTGAAATTCGGCGTTGACGCCCGCACCCGTCTGCTCAACGGTGTCGATACCCTGGCCAACGCCGTCAAAGTGACCTTGGGGCCCAAAGGCCGCAACGTCGTCCTCGACAAGTCCTTCGGCGCACCGCGCATCACCAAGGACGGCGTCACCGTCGCCAAGGAAATCGAACTGACCGACAAGTTCGAAAACATGGGCGCGCAGATGGTCAAGGAAGTCGCCTCGCGCACCAACGACGAAGCCGGTGACGGCACCACCACCGCCACCGTGCTGGCCCAGGCCATCGTTCGCGAAGGCTGCAAGTCCGTCGCCGCGGGCATGAACCCGATGGACCTTAAGCGCGGCATCGACATCGCCGTCGAGGCGGTCGTCGCCGACGTGCTCAAGCGCGCCAAGAAGGTCAAGACATCCGCCGAAGTCGCCCAGGTCGGCACCATTTCCGCCAACGGCGAAAGTGAAATCGGCGCGATGATCGCCAAGGCGATGGAAAAAGTCGGCAACGAAGGCGTCATCACCGTCGAGGAAGCCAAGGGCCTGACCACCGAACTGGACGTCGTCGAAGGCATGCAGTTCGACCGCGGCTACACCTCGCCTTATTTTGTCACCAACGCCGACAAAATGACCTGCGAGATGGAAAACCCTTACATCTTGATCCATGAAAGCAAGTTGTCTTCGCTGCAGCCGTTGCTGCCGGTCCTCGAAGCCGTCGTGCAATCCACCCGTCCGCTGCTGATCATCGCCGAGGATATCGAGGGCGAAGCCCTGGCGACCCTGGTCGTCAACAAGCTGCGTGGCGGACTCAAAGTCGCCGCCATCAAGGCTCCGGGCTTTGGCGATCGGCGCAAGGCGATGATGGAAGACATCGCGATCCTGACCAGCGGTCAGGTAATTTCCGAAGATCTCGGCATTAAGTTGGAAAATGTCAGCCTGGATATGCTCGGCACCGCCAAGCGCGTCGTCATCACCAAGGAAACGACCACCATCGTCGATGGCGCCGGAGCCAAGAAAGACATCACCGCGCGGTGCAACCAAATCCGCGCTCAGATCGAGGAAACCACCTCCGATTACGACAAGGAAAAACTGCAGGAACGTCTGGCCAAGCTGGCCGGCGGCGTCGCCGTTATCCATGTTGGCGGCGGTTCCGAAATCGAAGTGAAGGAACGCAAGGATCGTGTCGATGACGCCCTGCACGCCACCCGCGCGGCGGTCGAAGAAGGCATCGTCCCCGGTGGCGGCACCGCGCTTCTGTACGCCGTCAACGCGCTGAAGAAGGTCGAGGGCGTCAATGGCGACCAAAACGTCGGCATCGGCATCGTGCGCAAGGCCCTTCAGGCCCCGGTACGTCAGATCGCCGAAAACGCCGGTTTCGACGGCGCCGTGATTTCCGGTAAGCTGCTGGAAAGCAAGTCCGCCACCGAAGGCTTCGACGCCCAAAGCGGTGAGTTCAAGGATCTTGTCCAGGCCGGTATTATCGATCCGGTCAAGGTCGTACGCACCGCGTTGCAGGACGCCGCCTCGGTCGCCGGCCTCTTGATCACCACCGAAGCGATGGTCGCCGACAAACCCGAACCCGCCGGCAACGCCGCCGCTGGCGCGCCCGACATGGGCGGCATGGGCGGTATGGGCGGCATGGGCGGTATGGGTGGCATGGGCTTCTAA
- a CDS encoding GGDEF domain-containing protein, producing the protein MGDTSYSESADQADEYARAALTLMRAKGVVANPNNFAVWYCHFSGKRPELSQTLQILLDNGQNFTPERSDELFRRFFTVEEENKNLFETAGQIENEISKILTTLDLAGDGAARYGRTLSDASRSIGGAGAEDLQGMIVKVIKETRGMERLNKALENQLEKSSGEIVQLKDDLEEMRREAMTDSLTGLANRKRFDLELRRAAMTAMEDGAPLCLLMVDIDHFKRFNDTYGHQVGDQVLKLLGATLKASVRADDMAARYGGEEFAIILPQTKIDEAKKVAEEIRHKISAKNLINRQTKEDMGKITVSMGIAQFAYGESLGVLIKRADQALYMAKRTGRDRSLSERDLDDKALSFDH; encoded by the coding sequence ATGGGAGATACGTCGTATAGTGAATCCGCCGATCAGGCCGATGAGTATGCGCGCGCGGCGTTGACGCTGATGCGGGCCAAGGGCGTCGTCGCCAACCCAAATAATTTTGCGGTCTGGTATTGCCATTTTTCGGGTAAGCGGCCCGAATTGTCGCAAACGCTGCAAATCCTTTTGGACAATGGTCAAAATTTCACGCCTGAACGCAGTGACGAATTGTTTCGCCGTTTTTTCACGGTGGAGGAAGAAAATAAGAATCTCTTCGAAACGGCCGGTCAGATCGAAAATGAAATCTCAAAAATCCTCACGACGTTGGATTTGGCGGGCGACGGCGCGGCGCGTTATGGGCGGACCCTAAGCGACGCCTCGCGAAGCATTGGCGGCGCGGGCGCGGAAGACCTGCAAGGCATGATCGTCAAGGTGATCAAGGAGACGCGCGGCATGGAGCGTCTCAACAAGGCGCTGGAAAATCAGCTCGAAAAATCGAGCGGCGAAATCGTGCAGTTGAAGGACGACCTGGAAGAAATGCGCCGCGAGGCGATGACCGATTCCCTGACCGGACTGGCCAATCGCAAGCGTTTTGATCTTGAATTGCGCCGCGCCGCGATGACGGCGATGGAAGACGGCGCGCCCTTGTGTCTGCTCATGGTCGATATCGACCATTTTAAGCGTTTTAACGACACTTATGGGCATCAGGTCGGCGATCAGGTTTTGAAATTATTGGGCGCGACACTGAAGGCATCCGTGCGCGCCGACGATATGGCGGCGCGCTATGGCGGCGAGGAGTTCGCCATCATTCTGCCGCAGACGAAAATCGACGAGGCGAAGAAGGTGGCCGAGGAAATCCGCCATAAGATTAGCGCGAAAAACTTGATCAACCGCCAAACCAAGGAAGACATGGGAAAAATAACGGTGTCGATGGGAATCGCCCAATTCGCCTACGGCGAAAGTCTCGGCGTTTTGATCAAACGGGCCGACCAAGCGCTATACATGGCCAAGCGGACGGGCCGAGACCGTAGTCTTAGCGAGCGGGACCTGGACGATAAGGCGCTCTCGTTCGACCATTGA
- a CDS encoding ATP-dependent helicase, which translates to MAMNDSSDPFHDPMASDGAPRALSARHLERLNETQRRAVETTDGPVLVLAGAGTGKTRVLTTRLGHILLSGKAHPQEILAVTFTNKAAREMKERVADLVGRPVEGWWIGTFHALAARVLRRHADLVGLKSNFTILDTDDQNRLIKELLPAQGIDSQRWPPKVVGGVLQRWKDRALGPEKVTGAEGSDIAEGRVVALYRAYQERLKQLNAADFGDLLLHCVTIFQAAPDVLARYQERFRYILVDEYQDTNVAQYLWLRLLAQKHKNICCVGDDDQSIYSWRGAEVGNILRFEKDFPGAVIIRLERNYRSTPHILAAASGLIAHNQGRLGKTLWTDLDGGEKVRVRGVWDSPQEARAIGDEMETLHRRGDPLSSMAVLVRTGAQTRELEECLITMGIAYRVVGGLRFYERQEIRDVVAYLRVIAQPDDDLAFMRIVNLPKRGLGEASLRDVHLYARAQGISLYRAAGRLVETDELRPAARRALGALIAHFEAWRGRSAEIKLAELLDQVLNGSGYLQMWREDKALDAPGRVENLKELTVGIEPFETLEMFLEHVALVMENETASEDDKVTLMTLHGAKGLEFDTVFMPGWEEGLFPHQRALDETGTRGLEEERRLAYVGLTRARQRAVILFAANRRIFGQWKSALPSRFLEELPGEHVERIVETGLYGNAGINAGSGGPGVPVAFPARLRAAPRTGQEASRRRTQGADDDAPFGVGVRVFHQKFGYGRVRAVDGDKLEIAFDKAGVKKVMTSFIRPADAL; encoded by the coding sequence ATGGCGATGAACGATTCTTCCGATCCTTTCCATGACCCGATGGCGTCCGATGGCGCCCCGCGGGCGTTGTCGGCGCGTCACCTCGAACGTCTGAACGAAACGCAACGCCGGGCGGTCGAGACGACCGACGGTCCGGTGCTGGTGTTGGCGGGGGCGGGGACCGGCAAAACTCGGGTGCTGACCACCCGCCTCGGGCATATCCTCCTCAGTGGCAAGGCGCATCCCCAGGAAATTCTCGCCGTGACCTTTACCAACAAGGCCGCGCGCGAGATGAAGGAACGGGTCGCCGATTTGGTGGGCCGACCCGTCGAGGGGTGGTGGATCGGCACCTTTCACGCCCTGGCGGCGCGGGTTTTACGCCGTCACGCCGATTTGGTCGGCCTGAAATCGAATTTCACCATCTTGGACACCGACGATCAAAATCGTTTGATCAAGGAGCTTTTGCCCGCCCAGGGCATCGATTCCCAGCGCTGGCCGCCCAAAGTCGTGGGCGGAGTTCTTCAGCGCTGGAAAGACCGCGCCCTCGGCCCGGAAAAGGTGACCGGGGCGGAAGGCTCGGACATCGCCGAGGGGCGCGTTGTGGCTCTTTATCGCGCCTATCAGGAGCGGTTGAAACAGCTTAACGCGGCGGATTTCGGCGATCTACTGCTTCATTGCGTGACCATATTTCAGGCCGCGCCCGATGTTCTGGCGCGCTATCAAGAGCGGTTCCGCTACATCCTGGTCGATGAATACCAGGACACCAACGTCGCCCAGTATCTATGGCTACGCCTGCTTGCGCAGAAGCACAAAAATATTTGCTGCGTCGGCGATGACGATCAGTCGATTTATTCGTGGCGGGGCGCCGAGGTCGGCAATATTCTGCGCTTCGAGAAGGATTTTCCGGGCGCCGTGATTATCCGTCTGGAACGCAATTACCGATCGACGCCGCATATCTTGGCGGCGGCGTCGGGCCTGATCGCACACAACCAGGGACGCTTGGGAAAGACCTTGTGGACCGATCTTGACGGCGGCGAGAAAGTCCGTGTGCGGGGTGTCTGGGACAGTCCCCAGGAAGCCCGCGCCATCGGCGATGAGATGGAGACCCTCCACCGCCGGGGCGACCCCCTCAGTTCGATGGCGGTGCTGGTGCGCACAGGCGCGCAGACCCGCGAACTGGAAGAATGCCTAATAACCATGGGCATCGCTTACCGTGTGGTCGGGGGATTGCGCTTTTATGAACGCCAGGAAATTCGCGATGTGGTGGCGTATCTGCGCGTGATCGCCCAACCCGACGACGACCTAGCGTTCATGCGCATCGTCAACCTTCCCAAAAGAGGGCTGGGCGAGGCGTCCCTGCGCGATGTCCACCTGTACGCCCGCGCCCAGGGCATTTCCCTGTATCGAGCGGCCGGACGCTTGGTCGAAACCGACGAATTGCGCCCCGCCGCCCGGCGCGCCCTGGGTGCGCTGATCGCGCACTTCGAAGCCTGGCGCGGGCGGAGCGCCGAAATCAAACTGGCGGAACTGCTCGATCAGGTGTTGAACGGTTCGGGATATCTGCAGATGTGGCGCGAGGACAAGGCGCTGGACGCCCCGGGCCGAGTCGAAAACCTAAAGGAATTAACGGTCGGGATCGAGCCGTTCGAGACTTTGGAAATGTTTCTCGAGCACGTCGCCCTGGTGATGGAGAACGAAACCGCGAGCGAGGACGACAAAGTCACCTTGATGACGCTGCACGGCGCGAAAGGCCTGGAGTTCGACACCGTTTTCATGCCCGGCTGGGAAGAGGGCCTGTTCCCGCATCAGCGCGCGCTGGACGAAACCGGAACCCGGGGGCTCGAAGAGGAACGCCGTCTGGCCTACGTCGGCTTGACCCGCGCGCGTCAACGCGCGGTGATTTTATTCGCCGCCAACCGGCGTATTTTTGGGCAATGGAAAAGTGCGCTGCCGTCGCGGTTTCTCGAAGAATTGCCCGGGGAGCATGTCGAGCGCATCGTCGAGACGGGACTGTACGGCAACGCGGGGATCAACGCCGGGTCGGGTGGACCGGGGGTTCCCGTGGCGTTTCCCGCCAGATTGCGCGCGGCCCCCCGTACCGGGCAGGAAGCGTCGCGGCGGCGGACGCAAGGCGCGGACGACGATGCGCCGTTCGGTGTTGGAGTGCGGGTGTTTCATCAAAAATTCGGTTACGGTCGCGTGCGCGCCGTTGACGGCGATAAACTGGAGATCGCCTTCGATAAAGCGGGCGTCAAAAAGGTCATGACCTCCTTTATACGCCCCGCCGACGCACTTTAA
- the groES gene encoding co-chaperone GroES — protein MKFRPLHDRVLVKRVEQEEKTAGGIIIPDTAQEKPMEGEIVAVGSGARNEDGKVVPLDVKAGDRVLFGKWSGTEVKIDGVELLIMKESDLLGIIESGKKK, from the coding sequence ATGAAATTCAGGCCTCTTCATGATCGCGTGCTGGTCAAGCGCGTGGAACAAGAAGAAAAGACGGCAGGCGGGATCATTATTCCCGACACCGCCCAGGAAAAGCCGATGGAAGGCGAAATCGTCGCTGTCGGCAGCGGCGCGCGTAACGAAGACGGCAAGGTCGTCCCCCTGGACGTCAAGGCCGGCGACCGCGTTCTGTTCGGAAAATGGTCCGGAACCGAAGTCAAGATCGACGGCGTCGAACTGTTGATTATGAAAGAATCCGATCTCCTCGGCATCATCGAAAGCGGGAAAAAGAAGTAA
- a CDS encoding tellurite resistance TerB family protein gives MTGISHHAALIYAMVLASAADREMTDAELKRIGSIVETVPVFYDYPAEALPSTAASCADLLDDENGLDMALDLIEGALPPKLRDTAYALACDIVAADGEAHQEELLYLEMLRHHLNVDRLSAAAIERGARARFATL, from the coding sequence ATGACAGGTATTTCGCATCACGCGGCTTTGATCTACGCCATGGTCTTGGCTTCGGCGGCGGATCGGGAGATGACCGACGCCGAGTTGAAGCGTATCGGCTCGATCGTGGAAACGGTGCCGGTCTTTTATGATTATCCCGCCGAGGCGCTGCCCAGTACGGCGGCGTCGTGCGCCGACCTGCTCGATGATGAAAACGGTCTCGATATGGCGTTGGACCTGATCGAAGGAGCGTTGCCGCCGAAATTGCGCGATACCGCCTACGCCCTGGCGTGCGATATCGTCGCCGCTGATGGTGAGGCGCATCAGGAAGAATTGCTCTATCTCGAAATGCTGCGCCATCACCTCAACGTCGATCGTCTATCGGCGGCGGCCATCGAGCGGGGCGCGCGGGCGCGGTTCGCGACCTTGTGA